One segment of Fusobacteria bacterium ZRK30 DNA contains the following:
- a CDS encoding extracellular solute-binding protein gives MNKKVLQITLLALSLVFTACGGSKEDTVSQSNGVKEVASLPGEYPIVDEKITLKVFLPSDPFINDLTTNELTKEYEEKTNVKIEWEEVPKMSLKEKLNLILSTNQSMPDIFLNTSLSNAQITNYGSNLGMFRDLTPYIEKYGPNIQKMLDYDPSIRQAVTAQDGKIYALPSVEEAYHVRAPQKLWVYKPWLEELGLEVPQTTDEFYEMLKIFKEKKGDIIPLTGAITGWYTGVLDFFMCSFIYSDQDNRWIVENGEVSVPFDKDQWREGLKYLNKLYVEGLLDEGAFTQDQAQLRQLTMSGKVGVATAGASAAFAQGSKRTEYITIPPLEGPNGNRVTAYEPMVITLGKFAVPTASEHPDVAVRWLDYFLSEEGSLRSRNGVEGKDWRRAEDGEISISGNQAKYLKILKFNKNQNSHWMKIVPQFFPGDLRNAEVDESVKNGKVSIEKMLYDETAKNYDPYLKKEVMKEVYMDLDSSMEYSELDYIINSYVEEMAAKFVLGQIDINSDKEWKNYLKVLKGMNLDRYVDLKAKAYKKQYVN, from the coding sequence ATGAATAAAAAAGTACTGCAGATTACGTTATTAGCTCTTTCACTGGTATTTACAGCTTGTGGCGGTTCAAAGGAAGATACTGTTTCACAATCAAATGGAGTAAAAGAGGTAGCGAGCTTACCAGGAGAATATCCAATCGTGGATGAAAAAATAACATTAAAAGTATTCCTTCCTTCAGATCCTTTTATCAATGACTTAACAACAAATGAGTTAACAAAGGAATATGAAGAAAAGACCAATGTAAAGATAGAGTGGGAAGAGGTGCCTAAGATGAGTCTTAAGGAGAAATTAAACCTTATACTGTCAACGAATCAGAGTATGCCGGATATATTTTTAAATACATCACTGAGTAATGCTCAGATCACGAACTATGGTAGTAATCTTGGAATGTTTAGAGACCTTACACCTTACATAGAGAAATATGGTCCAAATATTCAAAAGATGCTTGATTATGATCCAAGTATAAGACAAGCTGTAACAGCTCAAGATGGTAAGATCTATGCCCTCCCTTCAGTTGAAGAGGCGTACCATGTAAGAGCTCCTCAAAAATTGTGGGTTTATAAGCCATGGCTGGAAGAGCTAGGGCTGGAAGTGCCACAGACAACAGATGAGTTTTACGAAATGTTAAAAATATTTAAAGAAAAGAAGGGAGATATAATACCTCTGACTGGAGCAATTACAGGTTGGTACACAGGTGTTCTAGACTTCTTTATGTGTTCATTTATCTATAGTGATCAGGATAACCGTTGGATTGTTGAAAACGGTGAAGTAAGTGTTCCATTTGATAAAGATCAATGGAGAGAGGGATTAAAATATCTCAATAAACTTTATGTAGAGGGGCTTTTAGATGAGGGAGCCTTTACCCAAGATCAAGCTCAGCTAAGACAGCTGACTATGTCTGGTAAGGTAGGAGTTGCTACAGCTGGAGCTTCGGCAGCCTTTGCTCAGGGAAGCAAAAGAACAGAGTATATAACTATACCGCCTCTTGAGGGTCCAAATGGAAATAGAGTTACTGCTTATGAACCTATGGTTATAACTCTAGGAAAGTTTGCTGTTCCTACAGCATCGGAGCACCCAGATGTGGCAGTAAGATGGCTTGATTACTTCTTGAGTGAAGAGGGGAGTTTAAGATCTAGAAATGGTGTTGAAGGAAAGGACTGGAGACGTGCAGAAGACGGGGAGATCTCAATTAGCGGAAATCAGGCTAAATATTTGAAAATATTGAAGTTTAATAAAAATCAAAATTCTCACTGGATGAAAATAGTTCCGCAATTTTTTCCTGGAGATCTTAGAAATGCAGAAGTGGATGAATCTGTAAAAAATGGTAAAGTTTCAATAGAAAAGATGCTATACGATGAAACTGCTAAGAATTATGATCCATACCTAAAAAAAGAGGTTATGAAAGAGGTATATATGGACCTTGACAGTTCTATGGAATATTCTGAATTAGATTACATTATAAACAGTTATGTTGAAGAGATGGCTGCTAAATTTGTACTAGGTCAGATAGATATAAACAGTGACAAGGAATGGAAGAATTATTTAAAGGTTTTAAAGGGAATGAATCTTGATAGATATGTTGATTTAAAGGCAAAAGCATATAAGAAACAATATGTAAATTAA